A single window of Sulfurimonas sp. hsl 1-7 DNA harbors:
- a CDS encoding potassium channel family protein, with protein MNLLERIRKFLNWEIAPKPDSKLLPEVYPHLKAFRLPLILTVVVMLIGTIGYVLIDDFPIIDAIYQTAVTFTTVGFGEIRPISDAGRIFTINLIIAGFAVFSSAIGILVSELNKGHIVAILKERRMLYKIARLKKHFVVCYHNDYTIEVTKQLRKNHIPFVVIDPRPEIHEWAVEYKYPHFLQAEPHAELSMLKAHLASAKGMITLSDSIADNIALIASVRLFEKEHFLPRPYYVISAAESMSDVEKLKKLGSDTVVSPTKLTAQRVSAMAARPDMENLLEEFLYKTDNPIDMQEIEVPKYSWAVLKKLKETHIREIANTSVVGITKKDGKFVAMPKGDVLVTSECKLLVIGTQTGIKITRDILKKRLKPKELKFV; from the coding sequence TTGAATCTTTTAGAAAGGATTCGTAAATTCCTAAATTGGGAGATCGCTCCCAAACCCGACTCAAAACTTCTTCCTGAAGTTTACCCCCACTTAAAAGCATTTCGTTTACCCCTAATTTTAACCGTAGTAGTGATGTTGATCGGAACTATAGGTTACGTACTTATAGATGATTTTCCAATCATTGATGCGATATATCAAACAGCTGTTACATTTACCACAGTAGGTTTTGGAGAGATCCGTCCTATATCTGATGCAGGTAGAATTTTTACAATCAATCTGATCATTGCAGGATTTGCGGTATTTTCAAGTGCAATTGGTATTTTAGTCTCAGAACTAAATAAGGGGCATATAGTAGCTATACTCAAGGAGCGAAGAATGTTGTATAAAATCGCAAGATTGAAGAAACATTTTGTTGTGTGTTATCATAACGATTATACGATCGAAGTAACAAAACAGTTACGTAAGAATCATATACCGTTTGTAGTAATAGACCCAAGACCGGAAATTCATGAATGGGCAGTAGAGTATAAATATCCCCATTTCTTGCAGGCTGAACCGCATGCAGAATTATCGATGTTAAAAGCGCATTTAGCTTCTGCTAAAGGTATGATCACACTATCAGATTCTATCGCGGACAATATTGCTCTAATTGCATCTGTAAGGTTGTTTGAAAAAGAGCACTTTTTACCTCGTCCGTATTATGTGATCTCTGCGGCTGAATCTATGAGTGATGTAGAAAAGCTTAAAAAACTGGGTTCAGACACGGTTGTAAGTCCTACAAAACTTACTGCACAAAGGGTTTCTGCAATGGCTGCTCGTCCTGATATGGAAAATCTTTTAGAAGAGTTTTTATATAAAACAGACAACCCGATCGATATGCAAGAGATTGAGGTTCCAAAATACTCTTGGGCAGTCCTAAAAAAACTCAAAGAGACACACATTAGAGAGATTGCTAACACTTCTGTTGTAGGGATTACGAAAAAAGACGGGAAATTTGTTGCAATGCCAAAAGGTGACGTTCTTGTTACAAGCGAATGTAAACTTTTAGTAATTGGAACACAAACTGGTATTAAAATTACCAGAGATATATTAAAAAAGAGATTGAAGCCTAAGGAGCTGAAGTTTGTATAA
- the rpmB gene encoding 50S ribosomal protein L28 yields the protein MARRCAISGKGPMSGNNVSHAKNRTKRRFLLNLRTVRITLEDGTTKKIKISARELRTLKKNS from the coding sequence ATGGCAAGAAGATGTGCTATCAGCGGCAAAGGGCCGATGAGTGGAAACAATGTTTCTCACGCAAAAAACAGAACTAAGCGTCGTTTTTTATTAAACCTAAGAACAGTGCGTATCACATTAGAAGATGGTACAACGAAAAAGATTAAGATCTCTGCAAGAGAGCTACGCACACTTAAGAAAAATTCGTAG
- a CDS encoding HDOD domain-containing protein → MITKAQIDDFIGKIPPSPQVLKQTVAILNAGELSKAAKVASQDAAMSSYLKNIVNKPIYGFRQEVSDISQIFGILGLSGSQQAVYNYMISLLSPAQWSLFKLNSHTFYELQAILTTNWQKILKHLKIEDKNIESAITLLPSSIIVADALFGQKLEDVNLLRSASAIDYNTILKRLCDMDLFDICEKIAEKWEMDPITSEILQCASGVKPSEDKKINLLGKWMHLLLFYTLSKPEFIEATLNDFIDFQIDFVEDIYPDFITLMDVQ, encoded by the coding sequence TTGATTACTAAAGCACAAATTGATGATTTTATAGGAAAGATTCCCCCTTCTCCTCAGGTTTTAAAACAAACGGTAGCTATCCTTAATGCAGGGGAGTTAAGCAAGGCTGCTAAAGTAGCATCTCAAGATGCAGCAATGAGTAGTTATCTCAAAAATATTGTCAATAAACCTATCTACGGCTTTAGACAAGAGGTAAGCGATATATCTCAAATCTTTGGAATTTTAGGTCTCTCAGGTTCACAACAAGCCGTATATAACTATATGATCAGTTTACTAAGTCCTGCACAATGGTCACTTTTTAAACTTAACTCACATACTTTTTACGAGCTCCAGGCAATTTTAACGACAAATTGGCAGAAGATTTTAAAACATCTCAAAATTGAAGACAAAAACATTGAATCTGCGATCACATTACTTCCATCTAGTATTATCGTTGCGGATGCTCTTTTTGGTCAAAAACTAGAGGATGTAAACCTTTTAAGAAGTGCAAGTGCAATAGACTACAATACAATATTAAAGAGATTGTGCGACATGGACCTTTTTGATATCTGTGAAAAGATTGCGGAAAAATGGGAAATGGATCCTATTACATCTGAAATACTTCAATGTGCATCGGGTGTTAAACCTTCAGAAGATAAAAAGATCAACTTGCTTGGGAAATGGATGCATCTCCTTCTGTTTTATACTTTATCCAAACCGGAATTCATTGAGGCGACACTCAATGACTTTATCGACTTTCAGATAGACTTTGTTGAAGATATCTATCCCGACTTTATCACTTTAATGGATGTACAGTAA